From the Ruminiclostridium josui JCM 17888 genome, one window contains:
- a CDS encoding glycoside hydrolase family 44 protein: MAKVTKMRKVGALVVGSALLFTTMIPASISSVAASEAINVSIDTNAERAAISPYIYGGNWEFNNAKLTSKRLGGNRTTGYNWENNYSNAGSDWQHSSDTYLLTSNNIPEEKWDEPGVVITDFQDKNIAAGEEYSLVTLQAAGYVSADANGTVTEEEVAPSERWKEVKFKKDGPLSLTPDTTDNYVYMDELVNFLVNKYGTASTPTGIKGYAIDNEPALWPSTHPRIHPEQPTCAEIVDKNINLAKAVKGVDPSAETFGLVAYGFAEYNEFQSAPDWAGLKGDYTWFLDYYLDSMKKASTEAGTRLIDVLDLHWYPEAKGGGQRICFGEDPTNILCNKARLQAARTLWDPTYTEDSWIAQWCSFGLPLIPKVQESIDKYNSGTKLAFTEYSYGADNHITGGIAEADVLGVFGKYGVYLATVWGGGSYTAAGINMYTNYDGNGSKYGDIKVKAETSDIENTSVYASVDSKDDSKLHVILINKNYDSPMTVNFDINSDKQYTSGRVWSFDRSSANITEKAPIDAINANKLTYTIPALTVCHIVLDSNTPSLLYGDANDDGTVDAIDYALFKKFLLNAESNYDKKYDLNLDNSVDAVDFGILRQYLLGKISSLPLKNITENKPPVAAFTVSPKAAFTGDNINFDATASSDPDGNVHIYSWDFGDGTEGTGAKIIHKYKAPGTYTIKLTVFDEQGLSNSVTDTVAIESATGDNADINFEDGELNGFTTNEPTTTKLSVTSEKAFQGNKSLKWEAVGSKDGKVDAEINSSVHVLKPGESMTFRIWIPEGAPIKSIQPYYMPHNPDWTAVEWNSSWKSYDMIKKGDWNEFTVTLPLTTDTTLTQAQFGIQVETSGEGNFTMYVDSIDW; this comes from the coding sequence ATGGCGAAAGTAACAAAAATGAGAAAGGTTGGAGCATTGGTTGTTGGATCTGCATTGCTTTTTACAACTATGATTCCTGCAAGCATCTCTTCAGTAGCTGCAAGCGAAGCAATAAATGTAAGTATAGACACAAATGCTGAGAGAGCTGCAATAAGCCCTTATATTTATGGAGGTAACTGGGAATTCAATAATGCAAAGTTGACTTCAAAAAGATTAGGTGGTAACAGAACAACAGGTTACAACTGGGAAAACAATTACTCCAACGCAGGTAGTGACTGGCAGCATTCTAGCGACACTTATTTGCTGACAAGCAACAATATCCCTGAAGAAAAATGGGATGAACCGGGCGTAGTTATAACAGATTTCCAAGACAAAAATATTGCAGCAGGCGAAGAGTATTCATTAGTAACTTTGCAGGCAGCTGGATATGTATCTGCAGATGCGAATGGAACTGTAACAGAAGAAGAAGTAGCACCGTCAGAAAGATGGAAAGAGGTAAAATTCAAAAAAGATGGACCTTTATCTCTTACTCCGGATACAACTGACAACTACGTATACATGGATGAGTTGGTAAACTTCCTTGTTAATAAATATGGAACTGCCTCTACACCAACAGGTATAAAAGGATATGCTATTGACAATGAGCCGGCTCTATGGCCAAGTACACACCCAAGAATTCATCCTGAACAGCCAACCTGTGCAGAGATTGTAGACAAGAATATAAACCTTGCAAAAGCAGTAAAGGGCGTGGACCCAAGTGCAGAAACATTTGGTCTTGTAGCATATGGATTTGCTGAATATAACGAATTTCAGTCTGCACCAGATTGGGCAGGTTTAAAGGGCGATTACACATGGTTCCTTGATTATTATCTGGACAGCATGAAAAAGGCTTCAACTGAAGCAGGAACACGTTTGATAGATGTTCTTGATTTGCACTGGTATCCTGAAGCAAAGGGTGGAGGACAAAGAATATGCTTTGGAGAAGACCCAACAAATATATTATGTAACAAAGCACGTCTACAGGCAGCTAGAACATTATGGGATCCTACATATACAGAAGACAGCTGGATAGCACAGTGGTGCAGCTTTGGACTTCCTTTGATTCCAAAGGTACAGGAATCCATAGATAAATACAACTCTGGAACAAAGCTTGCTTTCACAGAATATTCATATGGTGCTGATAACCACATAACTGGTGGTATAGCTGAAGCCGACGTATTGGGTGTATTCGGTAAATACGGTGTTTATCTTGCAACTGTTTGGGGTGGCGGAAGCTACACAGCAGCAGGTATAAACATGTATACAAACTACGACGGTAACGGTTCAAAATATGGAGACATAAAGGTAAAAGCAGAAACTTCTGATATAGAAAATACTTCTGTATATGCTTCAGTTGATTCAAAAGACGATTCAAAATTACATGTTATACTAATTAACAAAAATTATGATAGTCCAATGACAGTAAACTTTGATATAAACAGCGACAAGCAGTATACATCAGGAAGAGTATGGTCATTTGACAGAAGTAGTGCAAATATAACAGAAAAAGCTCCTATAGATGCTATAAACGCTAACAAATTAACTTACACAATACCTGCATTAACCGTATGCCACATAGTGCTTGATTCAAATACTCCTTCTTTACTGTACGGTGATGCAAATGACGATGGAACTGTTGATGCTATAGACTATGCATTATTTAAGAAATTTTTATTGAACGCTGAATCAAATTATGATAAAAAATATGATTTAAATCTTGATAACTCTGTTGACGCAGTAGATTTCGGAATATTAAGACAATACTTGCTTGGAAAAATATCTAGCTTACCACTCAAAAATATAACAGAAAACAAACCACCGGTGGCTGCCTTTACAGTATCACCAAAAGCAGCATTTACTGGAGATAACATAAATTTTGATGCAACTGCTTCATCTGACCCTGACGGAAATGTTCATATTTATTCTTGGGATTTCGGTGACGGAACAGAAGGTACTGGCGCTAAAATTATCCACAAGTACAAAGCTCCAGGAACATATACAATAAAATTGACAGTTTTTGATGAACAAGGCTTGTCAAATTCAGTAACGGATACAGTTGCTATAGAATCAGCTACAGGTGATAATGCTGATATTAATTTTGAAGATGGAGAATTAAACGGATTTACAACAAATGAACCTACAACAACAAAATTATCAGTTACCTCTGAAAAGGCTTTCCAAGGAAATAAGTCACTTAAATGGGAAGCTGTAGGTTCAAAAGACGGTAAAGTAGACGCTGAAATAAACAGCAGCGTACATGTTCTAAAACCAGGAGAATCAATGACATTCAGAATTTGGATTCCTGAAGGAGCTCCAATAAAATCAATTCAGCCATACTATATGCCACATAATCCTGATTGGACAGCAGTAGAATGGAATTCTTCATGGAAGAGCTACGACATGATAAAGAAGGGTGACTGGAATGAATTTACAGTAACACTTCCTCTTACTACAGATACTACCTTAACCCAGGCCCAGTTTGGTATACAGGTTGAAACATCTGGAGAAGGCAACTTTACAATGTATGTAGATTCAATAGATTGGTAA
- a CDS encoding recombinase family protein, whose translation MEYIPPLVIANKFEEYNDIRNSIGEVGLEVGGYIRISTKKDSQISSIENQKKYISEWASVNGYKIIDFYIDMKTGAYSYLRQEMVRMKNDISSGKIKGIVSKEISRTSRDILDIIELKRSLANQGAFFISIKEGYDSRTDDDEFLLVIHAGLAQKERKVTGSRVKITQMIKAREGKTNVPTPAFGYMLSPDGQHLVINPETAEVYKMIVDKFLEGWGRLKICKYLNSQGIRTNRGNVNWSTNSIYAILTNPVYLGITIYNVTLTVRDDTGKAKRMVRPREQWIVRENTHQPLITKEKFDRIQQLIQDKKQNEVKEWSCTKKYLLSGLVYCKSCGSKLYGGRFPKKEAKLKNKSERTREDYYYYYFDRKTSGVCKNRKANYHMDIVERKVIEKVKDILLSYDKLEEIINSKKFLYDTRFNKEKMDYQRLKDKLQAVENAMRREQIAYEEEVITIEEYKTRLDELRLQKLSLLNKLEIIKSIPAETSYLELVKKIKEIIVNLHNEDSEFQYEIIRKLISKIYINDNYSLEFEYTFNL comes from the coding sequence ATGGAGTATATTCCTCCTTTGGTTATTGCAAATAAGTTCGAAGAGTATAATGATATCAGAAATTCTATAGGAGAAGTTGGCTTGGAGGTAGGAGGATACATACGAATATCTACAAAAAAGGACAGTCAGATATCTTCAATTGAAAATCAAAAAAAATATATATCAGAATGGGCAAGTGTTAATGGTTATAAAATAATTGATTTTTACATAGACATGAAGACCGGTGCATACAGTTACCTAAGACAGGAAATGGTGAGGATGAAAAACGATATTTCATCAGGAAAAATAAAAGGCATTGTATCAAAGGAAATATCCAGAACCTCCCGTGATATACTTGACATAATTGAACTTAAAAGGAGCCTTGCAAATCAAGGAGCTTTTTTTATTTCTATAAAAGAAGGCTATGACAGCAGGACTGACGATGATGAGTTTCTTCTAGTAATACATGCAGGACTTGCACAAAAAGAGAGAAAAGTAACTGGTTCAAGAGTTAAAATAACTCAGATGATAAAGGCACGGGAAGGAAAAACCAATGTACCAACGCCTGCTTTCGGATACATGTTGTCTCCTGACGGTCAGCACCTTGTAATAAATCCTGAAACAGCAGAAGTGTACAAAATGATAGTGGATAAATTTCTTGAAGGCTGGGGAAGGCTTAAAATATGCAAATATCTTAACTCACAAGGAATTAGGACAAACAGGGGAAATGTCAATTGGAGTACCAATTCCATATATGCCATTCTGACAAACCCTGTATACCTAGGTATAACCATATACAATGTAACTTTGACAGTACGTGATGATACAGGTAAGGCAAAACGAATGGTAAGACCACGTGAACAATGGATAGTACGGGAAAATACCCACCAACCGCTTATTACAAAAGAAAAATTCGATAGAATTCAGCAGTTGATTCAGGATAAAAAGCAAAATGAAGTAAAAGAATGGAGCTGCACGAAAAAATACCTTTTATCAGGACTGGTATACTGCAAGTCATGCGGCAGTAAATTATATGGAGGAAGGTTCCCAAAAAAGGAGGCAAAGTTAAAAAATAAGTCAGAAAGAACAAGAGAGGATTACTATTACTATTACTTTGACAGAAAAACCTCCGGTGTTTGCAAGAACAGAAAGGCAAATTATCACATGGATATTGTTGAAAGAAAGGTAATTGAAAAGGTAAAAGATATTCTTTTATCCTATGACAAACTGGAGGAAATAATTAATAGTAAGAAATTCCTTTACGATACAAGATTTAATAAAGAGAAAATGGATTACCAACGACTTAAAGACAAGCTTCAAGCTGTTGAAAACGCAATGAGAAGAGAACAAATAGCTTACGAAGAAGAAGTAATTACCATAGAGGAATATAAAACACGGTTAGATGAGCTTCGCCTTCAGAAACTTTCTTTATTAAATAAACTTGAAATAATAAAATCCATACCTGCCGAAACAAGTTATTTGGAGCTAGTAAAAAAGATAAAAGAAATAATAGTAAATTTACATAATGAAGATTCTGAATTTCAGTATGAAATAATACGTAAATTAATAAGCAAAATATATATTAATGATAATTATTCTCTTGAGTTTGAATATACTTTTAATTTATAA
- a CDS encoding recombinase family protein: protein MKVKVGAYCRVSTEKDDQVNSLQSQKKYFEEYIRNRPDWEFVDIYADEGISGTQAENRMEFQRMISDAKYKRLDLILTKEISRFARNTKISIDYTRMLKELGVGVIFINDNINTLDGDGELRLTIMSAIAQDESRKTSERVKWGQKRRMEQGVVFGRELFGYNLYKGVLTVNEEEAEIVRLIFHKYTIEGKGTHVIARELYEDNIQSKRYKNRWSNTVILRLLKNEKYVGDLAQKKTITPNYLNHKKKYNRGEEEIIYIKNHHTPIISRELWDATQEQISQRSASKEQKSKYSNKYWCSGKLICGECGSKFVGRSKKLKNGEVYKAWRCNQAKSYGSLKIDVNGNQVGCNNKSINHIVLSKIVKTVLYSINSNKEKIISELVSEIKKLNKLTDIKSTDSFTRKIEDLNRKKQEVINLMIEGSISKDDMVLMNKRYDFEINKAKTEIKNIEEINLINSRNADKLQLYIDRINSLVNRIEEKDSEEVFKLTVKKVILYKNNIMELYLTCMPEPIKLKYKSKGKNGNYSVEYSFIDN, encoded by the coding sequence ATGAAAGTAAAAGTTGGTGCTTACTGCAGAGTTTCAACGGAAAAGGATGATCAGGTAAATTCACTTCAGAGCCAAAAAAAATATTTTGAAGAATATATAAGGAATAGACCTGACTGGGAATTTGTTGACATTTATGCTGATGAGGGAATTAGTGGGACCCAGGCCGAGAACAGAATGGAATTTCAGAGGATGATCTCTGATGCTAAATACAAAAGGTTGGATTTGATATTAACAAAAGAGATTTCAAGATTTGCAAGGAATACAAAGATTAGTATTGATTATACACGTATGCTTAAAGAGCTTGGAGTAGGTGTCATCTTTATTAATGATAATATTAATACTCTTGACGGAGATGGTGAATTAAGGCTTACTATCATGTCAGCTATTGCCCAGGATGAAAGTAGAAAAACATCCGAAAGGGTAAAGTGGGGACAAAAAAGAAGGATGGAGCAGGGTGTTGTTTTTGGAAGAGAGCTATTTGGATACAACTTATATAAAGGCGTTTTAACTGTTAATGAGGAAGAAGCTGAAATAGTAAGATTAATTTTTCACAAGTATACCATCGAAGGAAAAGGTACTCATGTAATTGCTAGAGAGCTATATGAAGACAATATACAATCAAAAAGATATAAAAACAGGTGGTCAAATACCGTAATTTTGAGACTTCTGAAAAATGAAAAATATGTTGGAGATCTGGCCCAAAAAAAGACCATAACTCCAAATTACTTAAATCATAAAAAGAAATACAACAGGGGAGAAGAAGAGATTATTTATATAAAAAACCATCATACACCTATCATATCAAGGGAATTATGGGATGCAACACAAGAACAGATTAGTCAACGATCAGCATCAAAGGAGCAAAAAAGCAAATACAGCAATAAATATTGGTGCTCGGGAAAGCTAATTTGTGGCGAATGTGGAAGTAAATTTGTGGGGAGAAGCAAAAAACTAAAAAACGGGGAAGTTTACAAGGCTTGGAGATGTAATCAGGCTAAAAGTTATGGCAGTCTCAAGATTGATGTAAATGGAAATCAGGTTGGTTGCAACAATAAGAGCATTAATCACATAGTGCTGAGTAAAATAGTAAAAACAGTTTTGTACTCAATAAATTCAAATAAAGAAAAAATAATATCCGAGTTGGTATCGGAAATTAAGAAATTGAACAAGTTGACTGATATAAAGAGTACGGATTCATTTACAAGAAAAATAGAAGACCTGAACCGTAAAAAGCAGGAAGTAATTAACCTAATGATTGAAGGAAGCATATCTAAGGATGATATGGTTTTAATGAATAAAAGGTATGACTTTGAGATAAATAAAGCTAAAACGGAGATTAAAAATATTGAAGAAATCAATCTTATAAATAGCAGGAATGCAGATAAGCTACAGCTATATATAGACAGGATAAATTCTCTGGTTAACCGGATTGAAGAAAAAGATTCAGAGGAAGTATTTAAGCTGACAGTAAAAAAGGTTATCTTATATAAAAATAACATTATGGAATTATACTTAACATGTATGCCTGAGCCAATAAAACTAAAGTATAAAAGCAAAGGTAAAAATGGTAACTATAGTGTTGAATACAGCTTTATAGACAATTGA